Proteins encoded together in one Lathyrus oleraceus cultivar Zhongwan6 chromosome 5, CAAS_Psat_ZW6_1.0, whole genome shotgun sequence window:
- the LOC127082963 gene encoding auxin-binding protein ABP19a codes for MKMKVIILFCVALFQVCCSANYNPDFCVANLSTPYTPSGYQCKENVTVDDFVFSNFASGKTIKPFNITLTVASVNNFPGLNGLDISAARVEVGVNGSIAMHTHPDASELLIMVKGQLTAGFVTPDHAYVKDIKPGDVIAFPKGQVHFAVNSGSEEAVAFAAYSNSNPSFQFLDHLLFANDLPTSTIAQSTFLDISEIKKLKTLFRGSRYEY; via the coding sequence atgaagatgaaagttATTATTCTTTTCTGTGTTGCTCTCTTTCAAGTCTGTTGTTCTGCAAATTATAATCCTGATTTCTGTGTAGCAAATCTATCCACTCCATACACTCCTTCAGGCTACCAATGCAAAGAAAACGTAACAGTCGACGATTTCGTATTCTCTAACTTTGCATCCGGAAAAACAATAAAGCCTTTCAATATTACATTAACCGTTGCGTCCGTCAATAATTTCCCAGGTCTCAATGGGCTTGATATCTCTGCGGCAAGAGTGGAGGTCGGTGTAAATGGAAGTATTGCAATGCACACTCATCCAGATGCTTCTGAGTTACTAATCATGGTTAAAGGCCAGTTAACAGCTGGATTTGTGACACCTGATCATGCTTATGTCAAAGATATTAAGCCGGGTGATGTTATCGCTTTTCCAAAAGGACAGGTGCATTTTGCAGTTAACTCAGGAAGTGAAGAAGCTGTTGCTTTTGCTGCTTATAGTAATTCAAACCCTAGCTTTCAGTTTCTTGATCATCTACTCTTTGCAAACGACTTACCAACTTCTACAATTGCACAGTCAACTTTTCTTGATATTTCAGAAATTAAGAAGCTTAAGACTTTGTTTCGTGGCAGTCGCTACGAATATTAA